One Leptolyngbya sp. SIO1E4 genomic region harbors:
- a CDS encoding TonB-dependent receptor, giving the protein MKAPIKPLGYSVLVSLISAMAAHPAWAQVLAIAPAAASQPADALDVTTNAPLPALGATTHKINHDDRATPLAKTQPTHWLAQGENEQAVITDVQITPTSEGLTVTLISEQALANGTSRVEGNALITEIPNARLALTNATAAEQFDPADGIALVQVSSLPTGGIRVVITGTEAPPEAEVSAQADSWVLSVVPGAAATGTEAPDAIQVVVTATRTEESVLDVPRSVTVIEREQIEQQLSFTNNLPDVLGKLVPGLSAPPFTNSTSELALRGRPVVIFIDGVPQTPNSNGNAADLRIIDPALVERIEVLRGPSAIYGDGGTGGIINIITRAPTEDAIAYTFSTGASTSLTSFGGDSFGYNVQMGVSASDEQADGLLSLSYDAVNSQYDADGDRIIPTNVSDTSRLGLLAKLGYNFDEQQRLALTYSFYRDSLDTEFIPDERITQVPGLQKGRTFRIGSVDYESEPRQINHVIDLTYRHANVFGSELNAQFYYRDRELVQRFTDLRLNPLSQLPILDPFPDVWQTGLDATEWGGRLQMDTPLSESASLLWGVDYSSERNNRPLRVSDNAAFDANRELNIVDTSLTQGGPYTLRSVGLFTQGSWDITEQWQISGGLRYENFNVSVDDYRLAFVTTSNLPRERQGGDNNFDDVAFNAGLIYRPIPEIGLFANFSQGFSIPDVGSVLGGVASTFDINSDLLLEPQKVDNYEVGIRAEFGRVQATVTGFYSESDLGNSIVIDENGLGTLVRAPQRNYGVEATVDWQPSNTWRLGGLFSWNEGENDVDEDGDFDPLGSVNVQPYKVGLYIENDTTPGWTNRLELLAIGSRDRAADEGIDDVAIDGYVTVDFLSRIQLGGGQLTLGIGNLFNNQYLPVATQVLTAPGVEARRAAAPGRTVSLRYAIEF; this is encoded by the coding sequence ATGAAAGCTCCCATTAAACCGCTCGGCTACAGCGTGTTGGTCAGCCTCATTTCAGCCATGGCTGCTCATCCGGCTTGGGCTCAAGTTTTAGCGATCGCCCCGGCTGCCGCTAGCCAACCTGCAGACGCGCTAGACGTGACAACGAATGCCCCCCTGCCAGCCTTGGGCGCAACTACTCACAAAATTAACCATGATGACCGCGCCACCCCTTTGGCTAAGACGCAGCCAACTCACTGGCTTGCGCAAGGGGAAAATGAACAGGCCGTGATTACTGATGTGCAGATTACCCCCACGTCAGAGGGGCTAACGGTTACGCTCATCTCTGAACAAGCTTTAGCTAACGGAACTTCTCGGGTTGAGGGCAATGCTCTGATTACTGAAATTCCCAACGCTCGCTTAGCGCTCACGAACGCGACGGCTGCCGAACAGTTTGACCCCGCTGATGGGATTGCTTTGGTTCAAGTATCGAGCCTGCCCACTGGTGGGATACGAGTTGTGATTACGGGAACCGAAGCCCCACCAGAAGCTGAAGTCAGCGCCCAGGCAGATAGTTGGGTGCTGAGCGTGGTACCGGGTGCAGCCGCAACTGGAACCGAGGCTCCAGACGCTATCCAAGTGGTGGTGACGGCAACCCGTACTGAAGAAAGCGTTTTAGACGTGCCTCGCTCAGTCACCGTGATTGAACGAGAACAAATTGAGCAGCAGCTTTCATTCACCAACAATCTACCCGATGTCTTAGGCAAATTGGTGCCAGGGTTATCGGCTCCCCCCTTTACAAACTCGACGTCTGAATTAGCGCTGCGGGGGCGTCCCGTCGTAATTTTCATTGATGGAGTGCCCCAAACCCCGAATAGCAACGGCAACGCGGCCGATTTGAGAATCATTGATCCAGCGTTGGTAGAACGCATTGAAGTGCTACGTGGCCCGAGTGCGATTTACGGCGACGGCGGCACTGGTGGCATTATCAATATCATCACACGAGCCCCGACAGAGGACGCGATCGCGTATACCTTCAGTACCGGTGCTAGTACCAGCCTGACCTCTTTTGGCGGAGACAGCTTTGGTTACAACGTTCAGATGGGGGTGTCGGCCTCGGATGAACAGGCGGACGGTCTTTTGTCTCTGTCTTACGACGCTGTCAACAGTCAATACGATGCTGATGGCGATCGCATCATCCCCACCAACGTCAGCGACACCAGCCGTCTAGGGCTCTTAGCCAAACTGGGCTATAACTTCGACGAGCAGCAACGGTTAGCGTTGACCTACAGTTTTTATCGGGATTCGCTGGATACAGAGTTCATCCCCGACGAGCGCATCACCCAAGTTCCGGGCTTACAAAAGGGAAGAACCTTCCGGATTGGCTCGGTTGACTATGAAAGCGAGCCTCGGCAGATCAACCACGTCATAGACCTAACCTACCGTCATGCCAACGTGTTTGGTTCGGAACTCAATGCTCAATTCTATTACCGCGATCGGGAATTGGTTCAAAGATTTACCGACCTTCGCCTTAACCCGCTTAGTCAGCTGCCAATACTCGACCCTTTTCCGGATGTGTGGCAAACGGGGCTAGATGCTACGGAATGGGGCGGTCGCCTCCAAATGGATACCCCTTTAAGCGAATCAGCCAGCCTCCTATGGGGCGTTGATTACTCTAGCGAACGCAACAATCGACCGCTACGGGTATCCGATAACGCGGCCTTTGATGCCAACCGCGAATTAAACATTGTGGATACCAGCCTGACCCAGGGAGGCCCCTACACACTGAGAAGCGTAGGTTTGTTTACCCAGGGGAGCTGGGACATTACGGAACAATGGCAAATTAGTGGGGGGCTGCGCTACGAAAACTTCAATGTGTCCGTAGATGATTATCGACTGGCCTTTGTCACCACGTCTAATCTGCCGCGTGAGCGCCAGGGCGGCGACAATAACTTCGACGATGTAGCGTTTAACGCCGGGCTAATTTATCGTCCGATTCCCGAAATCGGCTTGTTTGCCAATTTCTCCCAAGGGTTTTCGATTCCGGATGTGGGCAGTGTTTTGGGAGGCGTTGCTTCTACGTTCGATATCAATAGTGACCTCTTGTTAGAGCCACAAAAAGTCGACAACTATGAAGTGGGTATTCGCGCTGAATTTGGCCGCGTGCAGGCTACTGTAACGGGTTTCTACAGTGAGTCTGATTTAGGCAACAGCATCGTTATCGACGAAAACGGTCTTGGGACTCTGGTTCGAGCCCCCCAACGTAACTATGGGGTAGAGGCAACTGTTGATTGGCAACCCAGCAATACCTGGCGCTTAGGTGGCCTCTTTAGCTGGAATGAAGGAGAAAATGACGTGGATGAGGATGGGGATTTCGATCCCCTCGGGAGTGTGAATGTACAGCCCTATAAGGTAGGACTGTACATCGAGAATGACACGACTCCTGGCTGGACAAATCGGTTAGAGCTGTTGGCCATCGGTAGTCGCGATCGCGCCGCTGATGAAGGGATTGATGATGTCGCGATTGACGGTTATGTCACAGTCGATTTTCTCAGCCGCATTCAGCTAGGGGGCGGACAGCTTACCCTGGGCATTGGCAACCTCTTCAATAACCAATACTTACCCGTAGCCACCCAAGTGCTCACGGCCCCTGGCGTAGAAGCCCGACGTGCGGCGGCTCCAGGGCGCACTGTCAGTTTGCGCTATGCCATTGAATTCTAG
- a CDS encoding iron-siderophore ABC transporter substrate-binding protein — MGTSQVPLSPERVVVIDTTPLDAAIALGIQPVGTIRYGAPPGYLGDAVTEIEVVGQYNQPNLETILRLDPDLILGAKSISASLYPRLSRIAPTVFIEGAGRSWDWKNNFRLFAEALGESEQAENLLANYQQQLEALKTSLNAPPQTITVSVLVSTPQGLVAHTPKSFSGSVLQEIGFTRNSTQGNDEQFFVRLPREDFESPDGDIVFLIHNPEWDGDSKAEFVNDPLWSQLDAVKRGAICEVAGDVWGSGRSILAANQILADVERCLEQSTTSFPHPSSPSPSSMHSKVKDSLDSGRSLHLEASMQGVDAVPTPQKQHWLQT, encoded by the coding sequence ATGGGAACGTCCCAGGTGCCTCTTTCACCGGAGCGAGTGGTGGTGATTGATACCACCCCTTTAGACGCCGCCATAGCGCTTGGGATTCAGCCCGTGGGCACCATTCGCTATGGGGCACCCCCTGGTTATTTGGGCGATGCTGTCACTGAAATTGAAGTGGTGGGGCAATACAACCAACCCAATCTCGAAACCATTCTGCGGCTTGACCCTGATCTAATTTTGGGGGCTAAGAGCATTTCTGCCAGCTTGTACCCCCGGCTTTCCCGCATTGCGCCGACGGTCTTCATTGAGGGGGCTGGCCGCAGTTGGGACTGGAAGAATAATTTCCGGTTGTTTGCAGAGGCGTTGGGAGAATCGGAGCAAGCGGAGAATCTGTTAGCCAACTATCAGCAACAGTTGGAGGCGCTTAAAACATCCCTGAACGCGCCTCCCCAAACCATTACAGTTTCAGTGTTGGTCTCGACGCCGCAAGGTTTAGTGGCTCATACCCCCAAAAGTTTTTCGGGGTCGGTGCTGCAAGAGATTGGCTTTACCCGTAACTCAACCCAAGGCAATGATGAGCAATTTTTTGTAAGACTCCCCCGCGAAGATTTCGAGAGCCCTGACGGAGACATCGTGTTTTTGATCCACAATCCTGAATGGGATGGTGATTCTAAAGCAGAATTTGTTAACGATCCGCTGTGGTCGCAGCTAGACGCTGTAAAGCGCGGGGCCATTTGCGAAGTTGCCGGGGATGTTTGGGGTTCAGGGCGAAGCATCCTAGCCGCGAATCAGATTTTGGCGGACGTTGAAAGGTGTTTAGAGCAGTCAACAACGTCGTTTCCTCATCCCTCATCCCCTTCACCCTCAAGCATGCACTCAAAGGTTAAAGACTCTCTCGACTCTGGGCGGTCTCTTCACCTTGAGGCGTCAATGCAGGGTGTTGACGCCGTGCCAACCCCGCAAAAACAGCACTGGTTGCAAACATAA
- a CDS encoding bile acid:sodium symporter: MESSFLTAVFLPLALFIIMLGMGLGLTINDFKRILIEPKAVMLGLIAQLMMLPVVGFLLANLFPLSPELAVGVMVLVACPGGPTSNMVTYLVRGNVALSITLTAISSLITVFTIPLVVNLSMQTFMGEAVTLRLPFLTTVIQIAIITLIPVAIGMLLHHYTPRFAAKVERWVKWVSLFFLALIIVGLLARERANVASFFVQVGWVTLTLNVVTMALGFAIAALAKLDIRSAKAITIEVGIQNGTLAITIASAQTFLNAPTMAIPAAIYSLIMFATSAVFAGLARRQHPALTPQGEETAQSRESL, encoded by the coding sequence ATGGAATCAAGTTTTTTAACGGCTGTTTTTCTGCCGCTGGCCCTGTTCATCATTATGTTGGGCATGGGGCTTGGGCTCACGATCAATGATTTCAAGCGAATCTTGATTGAACCCAAAGCGGTCATGCTTGGGCTCATTGCTCAGTTAATGATGCTGCCGGTGGTCGGCTTTTTGCTGGCCAACCTCTTTCCCCTCTCGCCAGAATTAGCCGTCGGCGTGATGGTTTTAGTGGCCTGCCCCGGTGGCCCGACCTCGAATATGGTGACTTATTTGGTGCGGGGGAATGTGGCCCTCTCGATTACGCTCACGGCAATTAGCAGCCTGATCACGGTATTCACCATTCCGTTGGTTGTTAACCTGTCTATGCAAACCTTTATGGGAGAAGCCGTCACCCTCCGGTTGCCGTTTTTAACGACGGTTATCCAGATTGCGATTATTACGCTCATCCCAGTGGCGATCGGGATGTTGCTTCACCACTACACGCCTCGGTTTGCCGCAAAAGTTGAGCGCTGGGTCAAGTGGGTATCGCTGTTCTTCTTAGCCCTGATTATTGTGGGCCTACTCGCAAGAGAACGTGCCAATGTCGCCAGCTTTTTTGTACAGGTGGGGTGGGTTACGCTCACCTTGAATGTGGTCACGATGGCCCTGGGCTTTGCGATCGCCGCCCTGGCTAAACTGGATATCCGCAGTGCAAAAGCCATTACGATCGAAGTGGGCATTCAAAACGGCACCTTAGCCATTACCATTGCCAGCGCCCAGACTTTCTTAAATGCGCCAACCATGGCCATTCCAGCGGCGATATATAGCCTCATTATGTTTGCAACCAGTGCTGTTTTTGCGGGGTTGGCACGGCGTCAACACCCTGCATTGACGCCTCAAGGTGAAGAGACCGCCCAGAGTCGAGAGAGTCTTTAA
- a CDS encoding response regulator transcription factor has protein sequence MIRILLVEDQEIVRRGLRLLLDTQADIEIVNEAENGQQAIDQMIDLASEEKLPDVVMMDIKMPVMDGVAATQAITQQFPEAKIVVLTTFEDNQFVAQALRYGAKGYLLKDTPLEELADVIRSIARGYTQFGPGILEKMIADQAPNSSPISPQPLPDLPPGFESLTPKEKEVLQLVAQGANNKEIAASLFLSEGTVRNHISNILSRLNLRDRTQAAIVANAFMGHLKGNSIP, from the coding sequence ATGATTCGTATCTTGCTAGTAGAAGATCAAGAAATTGTCCGGCGGGGCTTGAGACTCTTACTAGACACCCAAGCTGATATAGAAATTGTTAACGAAGCTGAGAACGGTCAGCAGGCGATTGATCAGATGATTGACCTGGCCTCTGAAGAAAAACTACCGGATGTGGTCATGATGGATATTAAAATGCCCGTGATGGATGGCGTAGCGGCTACTCAAGCCATTACACAACAATTTCCAGAGGCCAAAATCGTTGTCCTAACCACGTTTGAAGATAATCAATTTGTGGCCCAAGCCTTGCGTTACGGAGCTAAGGGCTATCTCTTAAAAGACACCCCTTTAGAAGAGTTGGCAGATGTTATTCGCTCCATTGCCAGAGGCTATACCCAGTTTGGCCCCGGTATTTTAGAAAAGATGATTGCGGATCAGGCTCCGAACTCGTCTCCGATCTCCCCTCAGCCGTTACCAGACCTGCCACCAGGGTTTGAATCCCTGACCCCTAAAGAAAAAGAAGTGCTGCAACTGGTTGCCCAAGGCGCCAACAACAAAGAAATTGCAGCGAGTTTGTTTTTGTCTGAGGGCACAGTGCGTAACCACATTTCTAATATTTTGAGTCGTTTGAATTTGCGCGATCGCACCCAGGCGGCCATTGTTGCTAATGCCTTTATGGGTCATCTGAAGGGCAACTCAATACCCTAG
- a CDS encoding response regulator has protein sequence MNQISVEPPPAALPGDILLVDDTLDNLRVLTALLRQRGYTVRGVATGTAALMGAEAQPPDLILLDINMPEMNGYEVCQRLKRSPKTQHIPIIFISALNEVFDKVQAFTIGGVDYITKPFQVEEVFARIENQLAIQRLQTQLRHQNERLQTAESDLSRALIQERLLNEKIAEMTTLEERHRIARDIHDSLGHALVALNIQIEAALTLWTQAPDQAYKALQESKQLGSEALTAVRTSVTDMRSDTLQGKLLEQALEGLIQEFQQATQITPTAHIDLSLPFPNSVNVVVYRIVQEGFTNICKHAEATAVGLTLQTTADALHITLTDDGKGFCTHHSQAGFGLKGMRERVVALGGTLDVKSDPGQGCKLFAHFPRLIS, from the coding sequence ATGAATCAGATCTCGGTTGAACCACCACCCGCGGCACTCCCTGGAGACATTCTTTTAGTCGATGACACCCTAGATAATTTGCGCGTGTTAACCGCCTTACTCCGTCAGCGAGGCTATACCGTCCGGGGGGTAGCGACAGGCACAGCGGCCCTAATGGGGGCAGAGGCACAGCCCCCCGACTTAATTTTGCTAGACATCAACATGCCCGAGATGAATGGCTACGAGGTCTGTCAACGCCTGAAACGAAGCCCTAAAACTCAGCACATTCCAATCATCTTTATCAGCGCTCTGAATGAGGTATTCGATAAAGTTCAGGCGTTTACGATCGGTGGCGTTGACTATATCACCAAACCCTTTCAGGTTGAAGAAGTCTTTGCCCGCATCGAAAATCAATTGGCTATCCAACGGCTACAAACCCAGCTACGACACCAAAATGAGCGCTTGCAAACCGCTGAATCTGACCTCAGCCGCGCCCTGATTCAAGAGCGCCTGCTGAATGAAAAGATTGCCGAAATGACCACGCTGGAAGAGCGCCATCGCATCGCCCGTGACATTCACGATTCCCTCGGTCATGCGTTAGTGGCGCTCAATATCCAGATAGAAGCGGCGCTGACCCTATGGACCCAGGCGCCGGATCAAGCCTATAAAGCCCTGCAGGAATCGAAACAACTCGGGTCTGAAGCCTTAACCGCCGTCAGAACCTCAGTGACAGACATGCGTTCTGATACCCTGCAGGGGAAACTGTTGGAACAAGCGCTGGAGGGGCTGATTCAAGAATTTCAGCAAGCCACTCAGATTACGCCCACTGCCCATATTGACCTGTCTTTGCCGTTTCCGAATTCAGTCAACGTGGTGGTATATCGCATTGTGCAGGAGGGATTTACCAACATTTGTAAACACGCTGAGGCAACGGCTGTCGGCTTAACCCTGCAGACAACGGCTGATGCCTTGCACATCACCCTCACCGATGATGGCAAAGGGTTCTGCACGCATCACAGTCAAGCAGGGTTTGGGCTAAAGGGTATGCGAGAAAGGGTCGTAGCGTTGGGGGGCACCCTCGATGTGAAAAGCGACCCTGGTCAGGGATGCAAACTGTTTGCCCACTTTCCTCGGCTGATATCGTAA
- a CDS encoding cytochrome B6 gives MRELPNNQRIRRRFYLAGLVLLAVLVALVWQQIQAPRGSLLTVAETPHVNPISEPIQPLPGAIAVAADKFALGETLFNETRLSQDGQISCASCHSLQAGGADLTQYSIGVHGAVGAVNAPTVFNVAYNFRFNWDGKFSNLPDHTDALMQRETVMGIYWPELLKTLETVPDYRQAFTDIYDDGITQANVIDAIVAYEAALITPNAPFDQYLQGNQAALSPAEQAGYGLFKAYGCISCHQGMNVGGNMFQKFGVIGDYFADRGNVTEADYGRFNATQDEADRYVFRVPSLRNVAVTPPYFHDGTADTLEQAIEIMVKYQLGRPIPPEHVQQIAQFLKTLTGEYQGEPLSSMVAPQRARSARWAAAP, from the coding sequence ATGAGGGAGCTTCCCAACAATCAACGAATACGCCGTCGATTTTATCTCGCTGGCCTGGTGCTGCTGGCGGTTCTGGTGGCCCTGGTATGGCAACAGATTCAAGCCCCCCGTGGTTCACTGCTGACGGTGGCAGAGACCCCACACGTTAACCCTATTAGTGAGCCCATTCAGCCGCTGCCAGGTGCGATCGCCGTGGCAGCCGACAAGTTTGCCCTGGGGGAAACGCTCTTTAACGAAACGCGCTTGTCCCAGGACGGGCAGATTTCCTGTGCCAGCTGCCATAGTCTGCAGGCGGGTGGGGCCGATCTCACACAATATTCCATCGGGGTCCATGGGGCAGTAGGCGCCGTCAATGCCCCCACAGTATTCAATGTGGCCTACAACTTTCGATTTAACTGGGACGGCAAATTTAGTAACCTGCCCGATCATACCGATGCCCTGATGCAGCGAGAGACGGTGATGGGTATCTACTGGCCAGAGTTATTAAAAACCCTAGAAACCGTGCCAGACTATCGGCAAGCCTTCACAGATATCTATGACGATGGCATTACCCAGGCCAATGTGATCGACGCGATCGTGGCCTATGAAGCCGCCCTCATTACCCCAAATGCGCCTTTCGACCAATACCTCCAGGGCAATCAGGCCGCACTATCACCCGCGGAGCAAGCGGGCTATGGGTTGTTCAAAGCCTATGGCTGCATTAGCTGCCACCAAGGGATGAACGTCGGGGGCAACATGTTCCAAAAATTTGGCGTCATCGGAGACTATTTTGCCGATCGAGGCAATGTGACCGAGGCCGACTATGGTCGCTTTAATGCGACCCAAGATGAAGCCGATCGCTATGTCTTTCGAGTGCCGAGCCTGCGCAATGTTGCCGTAACGCCCCCCTATTTCCATGACGGCACGGCAGACACCCTAGAGCAGGCCATTGAAATCATGGTGAAGTATCAGCTGGGTCGTCCCATTCCGCCAGAGCATGTTCAGCAAATCGCCCAGTTTCTTAAAACCCTAACGGGGGAGTATCAAGGGGAGCCTCTTAGCAGCATGGTTGCACCCCAGCGGGCTAGATCGGCCCGCTGGGCAGCCGCACCATAA